One Brevibacterium spongiae DNA segment encodes these proteins:
- a CDS encoding CoA-acylating methylmalonate-semialdehyde dehydrogenase, whose translation MPTISHWINGRDVPAEADGRLGDITNPATGKVTGQVPLASQATVESAIAAAAEAFPAWRDTSLARRTSVMFAFRELLNARKQELAEIITAEHGKVVSDALGEVARGQEVVEFACGIAGHLRGGHTENASTKIDVHSLRQPLGVSAIISPFNFPAMVPMWFFPVAIAAGNTVVLKPSEKDPTAANWIAELWKEAGLPDGVFNVVHGDKEAVDTILESPQVASVSFVGSTPIAKYVYENGTAAGKRVQALGGAKNHMLVLPDADLDLAADAAVNAGYGAAGERCMAISVVVAVESIADELVAKIAERTRTLRVGDGATEPDMGPLVTAAHRDKVAGYIDAGAEAGAAVVLDGREGTPAEGFFLNPTLFDHVTPEMSIYTDEIFGPVLAVVRVPGYDEGLDLINANPYGNGTAIFTNDGGAARRYENEVEVGLVGINVPIPVPVGYYSFGGWKNSLFGDTHAYGDEGVHFFTRGKVVTSRWLDPSHGGLNLGFPTND comes from the coding sequence ATGCCCACCATCTCCCACTGGATCAACGGACGCGACGTTCCCGCCGAGGCCGACGGCCGCCTCGGCGACATCACGAATCCCGCCACCGGAAAGGTCACAGGTCAGGTTCCGCTGGCTTCGCAGGCCACCGTCGAATCCGCCATCGCAGCCGCCGCCGAGGCGTTCCCCGCCTGGCGCGACACCTCGCTGGCTCGCCGGACTTCCGTCATGTTCGCCTTCCGCGAGCTGCTCAATGCGCGCAAGCAGGAGCTGGCCGAGATCATCACCGCCGAGCACGGCAAGGTCGTCTCTGACGCCCTCGGCGAAGTCGCCCGCGGTCAGGAGGTCGTGGAATTCGCCTGCGGCATCGCCGGCCACCTCCGCGGCGGCCATACCGAGAACGCCTCGACGAAGATCGACGTCCACTCGCTGCGTCAGCCGCTCGGTGTCTCCGCGATCATCTCGCCCTTCAACTTCCCCGCCATGGTGCCGATGTGGTTCTTCCCCGTCGCCATCGCCGCCGGTAACACCGTCGTGCTCAAGCCTTCGGAGAAGGATCCGACGGCGGCGAACTGGATCGCCGAACTGTGGAAGGAAGCGGGGTTGCCCGACGGCGTCTTCAACGTCGTCCACGGTGACAAGGAAGCAGTCGACACGATCCTTGAGAGCCCCCAGGTCGCCTCGGTGTCCTTCGTCGGATCGACCCCGATCGCGAAGTACGTCTACGAGAACGGCACCGCCGCCGGCAAGCGCGTCCAGGCGCTCGGCGGGGCGAAGAACCACATGCTGGTCCTGCCCGATGCCGATCTCGACCTCGCCGCCGATGCCGCGGTCAACGCCGGATACGGTGCCGCCGGTGAACGGTGCATGGCGATCTCCGTGGTCGTCGCCGTCGAATCGATCGCCGATGAGCTCGTTGCGAAGATCGCCGAGCGCACCCGCACCCTGCGCGTCGGGGACGGCGCGACCGAACCCGATATGGGGCCGCTCGTCACCGCCGCCCACCGTGACAAGGTCGCAGGCTACATCGATGCCGGCGCCGAGGCGGGGGCCGCCGTCGTCCTCGACGGCCGCGAAGGCACCCCGGCTGAGGGATTCTTCCTCAACCCGACCCTCTTCGACCACGTCACACCCGAGATGTCGATCTACACCGACGAGATCTTCGGACCCGTGCTCGCCGTCGTCCGCGTCCCCGGCTACGACGAAGGACTCGACCTCATCAACGCCAACCCGTACGGCAACGGCACCGCGATCTTCACCAATGACGGAGGCGCCGCCCGCCGATATGAGAACGAGGTGGAAGTCGGCTTGGTCGGCATCAACGTGCCGATCCCCGTGCCCGTCGGCTACTACTCCTTCGGCGGGTGGAAGAACTCGCTGTTCGGCGACACCCACGCCTACGGAGACGAAGGAGTCCACTTCTTCACCCGCGGCAAGGTCGTGACCTCCCGCTGGCTCGACCCCAGCCACGGCGGACTCAACCTCGGCTTCCCGACCAACGACTGA
- a CDS encoding PucR family transcriptional regulator, translated as MNSSTQSGTGSLSIAGLLEFAEISRAAPTVLAGAEELARTIRWVHIADSEHVERFLEGGELVLTTATTFRRSPEAMAEFFDQLERAGAAGTIVELVDADSAPDAEAEAVVRAAAAGRSLPVVVLAQRVKFVRITELAHRHLLAQQISQLEHAQEIHETYTQLSLDRAGAQTIVDRTAELLGTAVVLEDVAHRVLAHSGSGSQALAQKWMDLVTGAATAPGVENSAKWRQTPVGLRTRRWGRLVVPGAAESVAALDQIIERAGEALTLTRMADRDEQDLLLQAQSGLIREITDSEGLDERAALERARSLGFAPAAGAELLPVVVRIDREPDTDPTRVQLQERGLTQEIASVAARLNQCLLMTSLQSGSFGFVLAPAHGSSRRVPRSDDADDRLSRILGELEGYAASWVVGVGRSSTSLLRAVAGLESASHVAEVASTLDVRERSFYRSSNVRIRGLLSLLAEDSRLRAFAEGELGPLLGDTSSGVGRRDGVPNSPSESADGELLEFLELYLAHGGNKSAMARAGHLSRPALYARITRLQDRLGVSLDDAESRTALHVALLWWRMHG; from the coding sequence ATGAACTCATCGACTCAGTCAGGCACGGGATCGCTGAGCATCGCCGGGCTGCTCGAATTCGCGGAGATCTCCCGCGCGGCACCGACGGTCCTCGCCGGTGCCGAGGAGCTGGCACGGACCATCCGCTGGGTCCACATCGCCGATTCCGAGCACGTCGAACGCTTCCTCGAAGGCGGGGAGCTCGTGCTCACAACGGCCACGACCTTCCGTCGCTCGCCGGAGGCGATGGCTGAGTTCTTCGACCAGTTGGAGCGGGCCGGCGCGGCCGGAACGATCGTCGAGCTCGTCGATGCCGATTCCGCCCCCGATGCGGAGGCCGAAGCTGTCGTCCGGGCGGCCGCCGCGGGGCGCAGCCTGCCCGTCGTCGTCCTTGCACAGCGGGTCAAATTCGTCAGGATCACAGAGCTCGCTCACCGGCATCTTCTGGCACAGCAGATCTCTCAGCTCGAACACGCGCAGGAGATCCATGAGACGTACACGCAGCTGAGCCTCGATCGGGCGGGAGCACAGACGATCGTCGACCGCACGGCAGAGCTGCTGGGAACGGCCGTTGTCCTCGAGGACGTTGCGCATCGAGTTCTCGCGCACTCCGGCAGCGGATCGCAGGCGTTGGCGCAGAAGTGGATGGACCTTGTCACCGGAGCGGCCACGGCACCCGGTGTCGAGAATTCGGCGAAGTGGCGGCAGACCCCGGTCGGTCTGCGCACCCGCAGGTGGGGGCGCCTCGTTGTGCCGGGAGCCGCCGAGTCGGTCGCCGCACTCGATCAGATCATCGAACGCGCCGGAGAGGCGCTGACCCTGACCCGTATGGCCGACCGTGACGAACAGGACCTGCTGCTGCAGGCTCAGAGCGGTCTGATCAGGGAGATCACGGACTCCGAAGGGCTTGATGAGCGTGCGGCGCTGGAACGCGCCAGGTCTCTCGGGTTCGCACCCGCTGCGGGCGCCGAGCTGTTACCGGTCGTCGTCCGGATCGACCGGGAGCCCGACACCGATCCGACTCGAGTGCAGCTGCAGGAGCGCGGCCTGACGCAGGAGATCGCCTCTGTCGCAGCGCGTCTGAACCAGTGCCTGCTCATGACGAGCCTGCAGTCGGGTTCGTTCGGGTTCGTCCTGGCGCCGGCTCATGGGAGCAGCCGACGAGTGCCCCGCAGCGACGACGCCGATGACCGTCTCAGCCGGATACTCGGCGAACTCGAGGGATATGCGGCGAGCTGGGTCGTCGGGGTCGGACGGAGCAGCACCTCGCTGCTGCGCGCAGTCGCGGGCCTTGAGTCCGCCTCCCATGTCGCCGAGGTCGCGTCGACTCTCGATGTCCGTGAGCGCTCGTTCTATCGATCGTCGAACGTCCGCATCCGCGGGCTGCTGTCTCTGCTCGCCGAGGACTCGCGGCTCCGCGCCTTCGCGGAGGGCGAGCTCGGACCGTTGCTCGGTGACACGAGCAGTGGTGTCGGGCGCCGGGACGGGGTCCCGAATTCCCCCTCGGAGTCCGCAGACGGGGAACTGCTCGAGTTCCTCGAGCTCTACCTGGCCCACGGAGGGAACAAATCGGCGATGGCGCGGGCCGGACATCTGTCCCGGCCCGCGCTCTACGCACGGATCACGCGGCTGCAGGACCGCCTCGGCGTCTCACTCGATGATGCGGAGTCGCGCACGGCTCTGCATGTGGCGCTGCTGTGGTGGCGGATGCACGGCTGA
- a CDS encoding alanine/glycine:cation symporter family protein, giving the protein MFFPLPIFGTEVPIIVLWLVTLGVFFTLWLKFLNVRGMKHAIDLVRGRFTTADAVGEVSHFQALATALSSTVGLGNIAGVAVAISIGGPGAAFWLIVAGFFAMSTKMAECFLAVKYRRVHADGTTSGGPMYYLRDGLAEIGKARLGKVLAALWAFFMMLAALGTNAFQTNQAVAQLVEVSGDGSFGTWLSDNRWLLGVILAVITGLVIIGGIQSLAKVTGVLVPAMAILYIVGCLIVLAANFTAIPQAIGEILSGAFNPQGVAGGVIGSLIVGFQRAAYSNSAGVGDAPIAHSTVRTNRPQTEGFVASLEPFVDTVIVCTMTSLVVVITGVWKVSDPDTVSGVTLTSQSFATVADWFPYVLAVAVVLFAFSTVLSNTFYGMKGFGYLFGDRKSAENVYKIVFLCFTVIGASVSLGPVIIFTDSVFFLPAICNGIGLYLLAKVIRGDFDDYWQKLRAGEYARVA; this is encoded by the coding sequence GTGTTCTTCCCGCTGCCGATCTTCGGCACCGAAGTCCCCATCATCGTGCTGTGGCTCGTGACGCTCGGCGTCTTCTTCACCCTGTGGCTGAAGTTCCTCAACGTCCGCGGGATGAAGCACGCCATCGATCTTGTCCGCGGGCGCTTCACCACTGCCGACGCCGTCGGCGAAGTCAGCCACTTCCAGGCCCTGGCCACCGCCCTGTCCTCGACCGTGGGGCTGGGCAACATCGCCGGAGTCGCTGTGGCAATCAGCATCGGCGGACCCGGCGCCGCCTTCTGGCTCATCGTCGCAGGCTTCTTCGCTATGTCGACGAAGATGGCCGAATGCTTTCTGGCGGTCAAGTACCGTCGCGTCCATGCCGATGGAACGACCTCGGGCGGGCCGATGTACTACCTGCGCGACGGCTTGGCTGAAATCGGCAAGGCCAGACTGGGTAAGGTCCTCGCCGCGTTGTGGGCGTTCTTCATGATGCTTGCGGCGCTGGGCACCAACGCCTTCCAGACGAATCAGGCCGTTGCCCAACTCGTCGAGGTCTCTGGTGACGGAAGTTTCGGCACGTGGCTGTCGGACAACCGCTGGCTGCTCGGGGTGATCCTAGCCGTCATCACGGGACTCGTCATCATCGGCGGCATCCAGTCTCTGGCCAAGGTCACAGGCGTCCTCGTCCCCGCGATGGCGATCCTCTACATCGTCGGCTGCCTCATCGTCCTCGCCGCGAACTTCACCGCGATCCCGCAGGCCATCGGCGAGATCCTCAGCGGAGCCTTCAACCCGCAGGGCGTTGCCGGCGGCGTCATCGGGTCTCTCATCGTCGGCTTCCAGCGCGCGGCGTACTCGAATTCTGCCGGTGTCGGCGATGCTCCTATCGCACACTCGACCGTGCGGACGAACCGACCGCAGACCGAAGGCTTCGTCGCCTCGCTCGAACCCTTCGTCGACACCGTGATCGTGTGCACGATGACCTCACTCGTCGTCGTCATCACCGGAGTCTGGAAGGTCTCCGACCCCGACACCGTCAGCGGCGTGACTCTGACTTCTCAGTCGTTCGCCACCGTTGCCGACTGGTTCCCGTACGTGTTGGCCGTCGCCGTGGTCCTCTTCGCCTTCTCCACGGTGCTCAGCAACACCTTCTACGGCATGAAGGGCTTCGGCTACCTCTTCGGCGACCGGAAGTCCGCAGAGAACGTCTACAAGATCGTCTTCCTCTGCTTCACCGTCATCGGAGCATCGGTGTCATTGGGACCGGTCATCATCTTCACCGATTCGGTGTTCTTCCTGCCTGCCATCTGCAACGGCATCGGACTCTACCTTCTCGCGAAGGTCATCCGCGGAGACTTCGACGACTACTGGCAGAAGCTGCGGGCAGGGGAGTATGCGCGAGTCGCCTGA
- a CDS encoding universal stress protein: protein MESLLVGIDHSQDSVRAARFAIERAALTGGRVAIAHVVYWSKFAFPTTVENESRAGQVVLERDRAKAETLDPITDWAESEGHLDKIELVSKVLHGRPSEVLADLGQSGDYDMIVVARTGESHLRNAIFGSTVDRLVRHAPVPVVVVP, encoded by the coding sequence ATGGAATCGCTATTGGTCGGCATCGACCACAGTCAGGATTCAGTCAGAGCGGCGAGGTTCGCCATCGAGCGTGCAGCACTGACCGGAGGCAGAGTCGCCATCGCCCATGTCGTCTACTGGTCGAAGTTCGCCTTCCCGACCACTGTCGAGAACGAATCACGCGCCGGGCAGGTGGTCCTCGAACGAGACCGTGCCAAGGCCGAGACCCTCGACCCGATCACCGACTGGGCCGAGTCCGAGGGGCACCTGGACAAGATCGAACTCGTCTCCAAGGTCCTGCACGGGCGACCGTCAGAGGTGCTCGCGGACCTGGGGCAGAGCGGGGACTACGACATGATCGTCGTCGCTCGCACGGGCGAATCCCACCTGCGCAATGCGATCTTCGGATCAACGGTCGACCGCCTCGTGCGCCACGCTCCCGTGCCGGTGGTGGTTGTCCCATGA
- a CDS encoding Ldh family oxidoreductase yields MNASAVDGSARGVSGDDRISFDDLVAAIESRLTAAGASPSVAKVLAANCATCERDGTLSHGVFRVAGYLDSLTRGWADGVAEASVDVAGPSYIRIDGRNGFAQPALAQARPEIDQALGDTGVAVIALRNSHHFSALWPDLESFAREGRVAMGMIASGKLAVVPEGATRPVFSTNPFGFATPVADADPVVFDFSTSSMSHGDLQLLRAEGKEVPVGTGVDSTGADTTDPNAILDGGGIRPIGGHKGALLSFMIETLAAGLTGGAFTYEIDAEAPEGAHTFRTGQLFIVIDPERGGNDAYLGRVREFVDMLRDAGMDRQPGDRRYANRAEAAERGIPITDTIRSLLD; encoded by the coding sequence ATGAATGCGAGCGCAGTGGACGGCTCGGCCAGGGGAGTCTCGGGCGATGACCGGATCTCGTTTGACGACCTCGTCGCGGCCATCGAATCCAGACTCACCGCCGCGGGCGCCTCGCCGTCGGTCGCGAAGGTGCTGGCAGCCAACTGCGCCACCTGCGAACGAGACGGCACTCTCAGCCACGGAGTCTTCCGGGTGGCCGGCTACCTCGACTCGCTGACGCGCGGCTGGGCGGATGGCGTCGCGGAGGCGAGCGTCGACGTCGCCGGTCCCTCCTATATCCGCATCGATGGGCGCAACGGCTTCGCCCAGCCCGCCCTGGCCCAGGCGCGGCCGGAGATCGACCAGGCGCTGGGCGATACCGGCGTTGCGGTCATCGCCCTGCGCAACTCCCACCACTTCAGCGCCCTGTGGCCCGATCTGGAGTCCTTCGCCCGCGAGGGGCGGGTGGCGATGGGGATGATCGCCAGCGGCAAGCTCGCCGTCGTCCCCGAGGGAGCGACACGGCCGGTCTTCAGCACGAACCCCTTCGGCTTCGCGACCCCCGTCGCCGATGCGGATCCAGTGGTCTTCGACTTCTCCACCTCGTCGATGTCCCATGGGGACCTGCAGCTGCTGCGCGCGGAAGGCAAAGAGGTTCCCGTCGGCACCGGGGTCGACTCGACCGGTGCGGATACCACGGATCCGAACGCCATCCTCGACGGCGGCGGCATCCGCCCCATCGGCGGACATAAGGGCGCGCTGCTGTCATTCATGATCGAAACGCTGGCGGCCGGCCTGACCGGCGGTGCCTTCACCTATGAGATCGACGCCGAGGCCCCCGAGGGTGCGCACACATTCCGCACCGGCCAGCTCTTCATCGTCATCGATCCCGAACGCGGCGGAAACGACGCCTATCTGGGGCGGGTTCGCGAATTCGTTGATATGCTCCGCGACGCCGGCATGGATCGTCAGCCCGGCGATCGTCGCTATGCCAACCGCGCCGAGGCGGCCGAACGCGGCATCCCCATCACCGACACGATCCGCTCCCTCCTCGACTGA
- a CDS encoding substrate-binding periplasmic protein, which produces MSKTSQIIIAIVGVIVLALAGGYFGAGFRSGSGAGGTENGAWIQKIKDQGELRVGIASAPPMTGEQKDGKMGGPNVLPLQNLAKEMGVKFTPVAAEWSKMVSGLQADRFDVGAYLDATSERSLAIQFTDPVYTYEGVWIVKADSGLKSTEDIVDSGKGVAVATGTSYERRVEDLKVDIVNAEAIPQSISAMEAGRAVAAFGDLPTLADAAQKNKSLKIVRPKPVIFKSDSNYGVSPDIDSRSLQVINIAIQNAKNDGSFQAALDKAGVVDPNELGDLEMK; this is translated from the coding sequence ATGTCCAAAACCAGTCAGATCATCATCGCCATCGTCGGGGTTATAGTCCTCGCGCTCGCCGGTGGCTACTTCGGAGCCGGCTTCCGCTCCGGTTCCGGAGCCGGTGGCACCGAAAACGGTGCGTGGATCCAGAAGATCAAAGACCAGGGCGAGCTGCGGGTCGGCATCGCCTCGGCACCGCCGATGACCGGTGAGCAGAAAGACGGGAAGATGGGCGGTCCCAACGTCCTGCCGCTGCAGAATCTCGCCAAGGAGATGGGTGTGAAATTCACTCCGGTGGCAGCCGAGTGGTCGAAGATGGTCTCTGGTCTCCAAGCCGATCGCTTCGACGTCGGCGCCTACCTCGACGCCACCTCGGAGAGGTCGCTGGCCATTCAGTTCACCGATCCGGTCTACACCTATGAGGGGGTGTGGATCGTCAAGGCCGACTCCGGTCTCAAATCCACCGAAGACATCGTGGATTCGGGCAAGGGCGTCGCCGTGGCCACCGGCACCTCGTACGAGCGACGGGTCGAGGACCTCAAGGTCGACATCGTCAATGCCGAGGCGATCCCGCAGTCGATCAGCGCGATGGAGGCCGGGCGTGCGGTTGCGGCATTCGGCGATCTCCCGACTCTCGCCGACGCCGCCCAGAAGAACAAGTCCCTGAAGATCGTGCGTCCCAAGCCGGTCATCTTCAAGAGCGACTCGAACTACGGGGTCAGCCCTGACATCGACAGCCGATCGCTGCAGGTGATCAACATTGCGATCCAGAATGCGAAGAACGACGGCTCCTTCCAAGCCGCTCTCGACAAGGCCGGCGTTGTGGACCCCAACGAACTCGGCGATCTCGAGATGAAGTGA
- a CDS encoding amino acid ABC transporter permease, which produces MNYQFDWSVVTNNFPRLLEGLVLTLEIAVIVIALSMILAIPVAFLRMSNIEVVRWLAQLYIEIFRCTPLLVQLFWVYYALPTLTGITIPGTISAVIALTLNLTAFMAEAYRSGFQAVPPEQVEAGKMLRLSRFQQIRYIIVPQALKQQLPVILSLNISLFKDTALVSTIAVADLMFTANKISTESYRALEILTVAALMYFLIAFPASLILSKIERNLMVGSSVRKKKGLAVQMMPGGKVKVKP; this is translated from the coding sequence ATGAACTATCAATTCGACTGGTCTGTCGTCACCAACAACTTCCCTCGGCTGCTCGAGGGGCTTGTGCTCACCCTGGAGATCGCAGTCATCGTCATCGCGCTGAGTATGATCCTGGCGATCCCGGTGGCATTCCTGCGGATGTCGAACATCGAAGTGGTCCGCTGGCTGGCTCAGCTCTACATCGAAATCTTCCGCTGTACGCCGCTGCTCGTCCAGCTGTTCTGGGTCTACTACGCCCTTCCGACACTGACGGGCATCACCATCCCCGGTACGATCTCAGCCGTCATCGCCCTCACCCTCAACCTCACCGCTTTCATGGCCGAGGCCTATCGAAGCGGATTCCAGGCGGTGCCGCCTGAACAGGTCGAGGCGGGTAAGATGCTCCGGCTCTCCAGGTTCCAGCAGATTCGGTACATCATCGTGCCGCAGGCACTCAAACAGCAGCTGCCGGTGATCCTCTCGCTCAACATCTCGCTGTTCAAGGACACGGCCCTGGTCTCGACCATCGCCGTCGCCGATCTCATGTTCACGGCGAACAAGATCTCGACCGAGTCGTACCGGGCACTCGAGATCCTCACCGTGGCGGCGCTGATGTACTTCCTCATCGCGTTCCCGGCATCGCTCATCCTCAGCAAGATCGAACGGAATCTCATGGTCGGAAGCAGCGTCAGGAAGAAGAAGGGACTTGCAGTGCAGATGATGCCCGGCGGGAAAGTGAAGGTGAAGCCATGA
- a CDS encoding amino acid ABC transporter ATP-binding protein, whose protein sequence is MNEVAPANAGSTQADDGQTNAARAHAGRAISANIGDVLVSCRGLRKSFGDREVMKSIDFDMRAGDITVIIGRSGSGKSTLLRAIAGLTDPDDGEMTFDGEVVFSEQKRTPAWKQVDSHVGMIFQSYTLWPHMDVLKNLTLAPRKRLGMSESESLERAKKALAEVGMSDHIRSKPVQLSGGERQRVAIARALMMQPKLLLCDEITSALDPPVAAEVLDVLRRLKEEEGIAVALVTHDMAFASKAADRVVFFHEGEIAVNATPDDAFNHTEDPELKKFVEAVRF, encoded by the coding sequence ATGAATGAAGTCGCACCTGCGAATGCGGGTTCTACCCAGGCCGACGACGGCCAGACGAACGCCGCTCGCGCACATGCGGGAAGAGCGATCTCGGCGAACATCGGCGATGTGCTCGTCTCCTGCCGCGGTCTGCGCAAGAGCTTCGGCGATCGGGAGGTGATGAAGAGCATCGACTTCGATATGCGAGCGGGCGACATCACCGTCATCATCGGCCGTTCGGGTTCGGGGAAGTCGACTCTGCTGCGCGCGATCGCCGGCCTGACGGATCCGGACGACGGCGAGATGACATTCGACGGCGAGGTGGTCTTCTCAGAGCAGAAGCGGACACCAGCATGGAAGCAGGTCGACTCCCATGTGGGAATGATCTTCCAGAGCTACACATTGTGGCCCCATATGGACGTGCTCAAGAACCTCACGCTGGCGCCGAGGAAGCGACTCGGCATGTCCGAGAGCGAATCTCTCGAACGCGCCAAGAAGGCACTTGCCGAGGTGGGGATGTCCGATCACATCCGGTCGAAGCCCGTCCAGCTCTCCGGTGGTGAGCGCCAGCGTGTGGCGATCGCCAGGGCGCTGATGATGCAGCCGAAGCTGCTGCTCTGTGACGAGATCACCTCGGCGCTCGATCCGCCGGTCGCCGCCGAGGTCCTCGACGTCCTCCGCCGGCTCAAGGAAGAAGAAGGCATCGCCGTCGCGCTCGTCACCCACGACATGGCCTTCGCCTCGAAGGCCGCTGATCGTGTGGTGTTCTTCCATGAAGGGGAGATCGCGGTGAATGCGACGCCGGACGACGCTTTCAACCACACCGAAGACCCCGAACTGAAGAAGTTCGTCGAAGCGGTGCGGTTCTGA
- a CDS encoding SDR family NAD(P)-dependent oxidoreductase, with amino-acid sequence MSAGALTGRRILVTGASKGIGAAIARTVHRDGAEVAVHFNSDEAGATALAAELGERVHLVHGDLSDREAATEIWAAASSAMGGIDTLVNNAGAWIASPLEAEDNRAAGSDAWARGWDANLQLNLLSAADLCRQALLDFADHGGGAIINMTSRSAHRGDDAEHLAYGAAKAGLLSLTKGIARGYGHLGVCAYAIAPGWVDTGLAAGAVSDEVLAGLPLREVTPPEDVAELVAFLASGRARHLTGSTIDVTGADYVR; translated from the coding sequence ATGAGCGCGGGAGCACTGACCGGTCGACGCATCCTCGTCACCGGCGCATCGAAGGGGATCGGCGCCGCGATCGCCCGTACCGTCCACCGTGACGGCGCCGAGGTGGCCGTCCACTTCAATTCCGACGAAGCCGGTGCCACAGCGCTCGCCGCCGAGCTCGGCGAGCGGGTCCACCTCGTCCACGGCGACTTATCCGATCGGGAAGCGGCGACCGAGATCTGGGCCGCAGCATCCTCGGCGATGGGCGGCATCGACACTCTGGTCAACAACGCCGGTGCCTGGATCGCCTCACCCCTCGAGGCGGAGGACAACCGAGCCGCAGGGAGCGATGCGTGGGCCAGGGGATGGGACGCGAACCTGCAGCTCAACCTCCTGTCTGCTGCCGACCTCTGCCGGCAGGCGCTGCTCGACTTCGCCGACCACGGTGGGGGAGCGATCATCAATATGACGAGCCGCTCGGCCCACCGCGGCGACGATGCCGAACATCTGGCCTACGGTGCGGCCAAGGCCGGCCTGCTCAGCCTGACGAAGGGGATCGCGCGAGGGTACGGCCACCTCGGCGTGTGTGCCTATGCCATCGCACCGGGCTGGGTCGACACCGGACTGGCGGCCGGCGCCGTATCGGACGAGGTGCTGGCAGGTCTGCCGCTGCGCGAGGTCACCCCTCCTGAGGATGTGGCCGAACTCGTTGCCTTCCTCGCTTCCGGCCGGGCCCGTCACCTCACCGGGTCGACGATCGACGTCACAGGCGCGGACTACGTGCGCTGA